Below is a genomic region from Candidatus Baltobacteraceae bacterium.
CCCAACCGGGGCCTCGAAGGGCCGTAGTACCCTTGGGGTCCCACGCCGCAGCGTCGGCGTGGGGGCGCGCAGTTCGGGTTTTTCCGCGAAGTGGAAAAAGTCGAACGAAGCGCCGGAGCAACGCGCAACGTGCGTTGCGATCTTTAAAGGGGGTGACGTCGAAAGTGGCACGTAAGAAAGCCGGCGGCGCGGTTGCGGAAGCGCAGCCCACGCTGACGCTGGACGAGCTGAAGAAGAAGCTGATCGCGCGCGGAAAGCAGCGCGGGTCGCTGACATACGAAGAGATCAATTCGGCGTTCGATGCGCTCGACGACGTCAACCCTGACGAAATCGACGGCCTCTTCGAAGAGATCACGGGCGCCGGTATCGAGATCATCGACGACCAAAAGGACGAGAAGCCCGAGGGTGAGCCTGAGGAAGAGCAAGAGGAACCGATCCCCGATGGGCTCTCGCTCGACGATCCGGTCCGGATGTATCTCAAAGAGATCGGTCGCGTGCCCTTGCTCTCCATGGAGCAAGAAAAATCGCTCGCGATGCGGATCGAAGCGGGCGAATTGGAATTGCAGCGCAACGGGACGGCCGACTCGCGCATCGTCACCGACGGCGAGGAGGCCAAACGCCAGCTGACCGAGGCCAACCTGCGTCTGGTCGTTTCGATCGCCAAGAAGTACGTCGGGCGCGGTATGCTCTTCCTCGATTTGATTCAGGAAGGCAATCTCGGTTTGATTCGGGCGGTCGAGAAGTTCGACTATCGCAAAGGCTACAAGTTCTCGACCTACGCGACGTGGTGGATCCGCCAGGCGATCACCCGCGCACTCGCCGATCAAGCTCGCACGATCCGTATTCCCGTACACATGGTCGAGACGATCAACCGCCTGATCAAAGTCTCGCGCCAGCTTCTCCAAGAACTCGGCCGTGAACCCTCGGTCGAAGAGATCGCCGAAGCGATGGCGCTGACGCCCGAGAAAGTGCGCGAGGTCATGAAGATCTCGCAGGAACCGATCTCGCTCGAAACGCCGATCGGCGAAGAAGAAGACTCACACCTGGGCGACTTCATCGAGGACCAGGAAGCGGTCGCGCCCGCCGAGGCTGCGTCGGTCATGCTTCTCAAAGAGAAGATGCAAGACGTGCTGCAAAACCTGACCGAGCGCGAGCGCAAAGTGCTGGTATTACGCTTCGGCCTCGAAGACGGTCATCAGCGCACGCTGGAAGAAGTCGGTCAAGAATTCGGCGTCACCCGCGAACGCATCCGCCAGATCGAAGCGAAGGCGCTCCGCAAACTCCGCCATCCTTCGCGCGGAAAAGCTCTCAAAGACTACTGGAGCAACGAATAAAATTCGGACATATCGGGCCCATGTTGTCGTCGGCTCGGTCCTCGATTACCATGTGTAAACTTCGGACCTCGCCTCCTAAACCTGGACCCAATCTGCCCGAATTTGGCTAGTCCATGCTTTGGGCGTTTGCGCTGGGATGCACGAGCGGATTCTTATCCGCGAAGGCGCCGTTGGGATTGGGCATCACCCAAACCTCGAGATCCCAGATGTTCGGGAAGAGAAAGACCGCTTTTACGGCGTTGACGTTTTTTGCCAGGCCCATCTTCACCAGCGTCGCAGCTTGCGGATCGTTGATATTGCCGCCGGCCGCCTCGAACTTCTTGACCGACGTGGAATGCCCGTAGGCCATCATGCCGCTCTGGTTGAGCACGTAATGAACGTGCGCGCCGAATTGAATCCAGCGGCTCGGGGCGACGCCCCAGAGTTTCGGCGGATTTCCGGCTGAGTACGGCTGTGAGAAGTCGGCTCCGAGCAGCTTGCCGTTGACGCCGTACCAGAGTTGGCTCGGGTGCTGGGGGTCGTTCGAGGTCCATCGCAGGTTGACGTAACTGATCGCCCCGGTGTCGTCCTCGTTGGTATAGCGGAAATAGCCGGCCTTCTCGGCATCGGCGATGGTTGGGAAACGCGCGTTCAGATCTTTTTGGATGCTCGCGACGAAGGCGATCTCGGCGCCGTGGGGTTTGGGAGATAACGCGGCTGCGCCGAGCGCGACGCCGGTGGCGAGCGCGGCCAGCGCGGCCAGCGCGGTGAAATATCGAAAAATCACGTGCGGCTCCTTTGGATTAGACGGGGGGCGTCGGTAGAACCGGGTTTGGTGTGAGTGCCGAGACCGGCGACGGTAATCCCGACGACATCGTCGGCCTCCCGGGCGTCAGCGACGGTACCGGCAGCGGCGGTTTGTAGTTATCCGGCGGTGAGGCCATCGGCATGGCTTTGAAAGACGAGATCGGCGTCTCGGCGTCCAGAATCAACGGCGCCGGCGTTTCGACCGCGACCGTGCCGCCGCTCTCGAGCAGGACGGTCGCATCGGTAACGGCTTTGATGCGCGCGCCGGGTTCGAGCACGAAGTTGCGGCCCTTGCGAAAAACGTGAAGCAGCAGCGTTGGTGCGAAGATGTCGCCGACCGTGTTCTCCACGTCCGCCGTCGACTCGTGACCGGCGGAAACGTGGACGCTCAGATGCGACGCCGGTGCGTGCAGCGGGATCAGGCTCCCGTCGGGAAGCGCGAGCGGGCGAAAATAGATGTCGACATAGCCGTAGATATCGGGATTCGAAGCCGGTGACGCGTCGGCGATCTTGATCTGCACCGGCGAGCCGGCCGGCAAGACGGTCACGCCTTCGAGCACGAGCGCGCGCTCGAGATGCGCCTGCACGATTTCGCCCGCCTTCGACTTCGACGACGAGATCGTGCCGTCGAGCACGAACGTGAGCGACGAACCGAACGGCAAAACATTCGGCGCTGCTTTGAGCGTCGGGATCGGTGAGGCACTGACCGGCGCCTGCGGCGTTTGGAGTGGAAAAGCGCTTACGCGGATCGGTGAAAACGGAGCAACTGCGGCGAGCATCACGCTCGCCGCGATCAATGTCAGGAAACTAACTTGCGCGCTTTTCGCGCTCCGCTTCTTGCGCAGCGGCTGCGCGCTTCCCCTCTTCGATGAGTTGCTTGACTTTCTGGCCACCTTTTTGTCCGATTCGTTCGTAGAAGTCTGGGCCGTAGCGGTCGCGCGTGGCTTCGCCACCTTTCTTTCCACCCTTCTTACCGATCTGCTCGTAGAACTCGTGACCGTGAGCTTGCTTGGTGGCCAGCCCGCCTTTACGTCCGATCTGTTCGTAGAACTCCGGTCCGTACTTTTTCTTGACGGTTTCGCCGCCTTTTTGGCCTGCTTCGCGGACGGACATGCCGCTGGTCTTCTTACCGCTGTCGGGGGTTGCCATGCTTGCTCTCTTTTCCACCTGTGGGCAGCCGTCCAAAGGGACGGCTATCATCGTGCATATACTAGAACGCAGGTTCGGTGCTATTGGTTTGGGGGACGGATGCGAGAATCGAGATCTTGGTTGGTTCGGCCGCTGCTTGTGGCCGCCGCCCTATTGGTGGGTGCGGTCTCTGCCGGCGACCGGTCGGAAATCCTCACGCTCGAATCCCACCGTTCGCTCGGCGGCGGCCGGTTGGCCGCGCTCCTCGCTTCGCCCGATGCCGCGACGGCAGCACGTGCTGCGCTCGCGATCGGGAGAACCAAGCAACCGGATGGCGTCTTGCTACTCGAACGTCACCTCCACGATCCGCGTGCTGCCGTCCGAGCCTTCAGCATATACGGCTTAGGTTTGATTGGGCTGGGAAGCGACGCGCCGGCCGTTACCGCGGCGGTCCGAGGCGACCGCAACGGGGCAGTGAAAATCGCCGCCATCGACGCCCTTGGCCGCTACGAGGAGGCGCGCAAACTGCCCGCCGGCGCCGAGGCGACGGCGGTGCGCCAGCTGGTTTCAGCGATGGCTGAGCGACGCTTCTCACCGGTCGTTCGCGGGCGCGCCGCGATTGCGCTCGGGCTCTTTGCCGGCTCGCCGGCGGGCCGGCACATCGCGGCTGCCCTGGCGACGGCCTACGGGCAAGAACGCGATGCGGGAGTCCGGGAGCGGATCATGTGGACGATCTTCCGTGACTACGCCGCCGGGGTGCCTTTGGCGACCCTTCGCGCCGGTCTGCGCGATCCGGACGAGGTCGTACGGATCGAGGCCGTCCGGGCCTACGGGCATCTCACCGGCCCGGCGCGCGCAGCGGAGCTGCAGCCGCTGCTAAACGATCGATCCTGGCGCGTCCAGGAGCAGACCGCCGAGTCGATCCGTCTGCTGCGCGGCGGAACGCTGACCCAGCACTGGACCGCGATTCCGGCGTTTGTCCACGTTCCGCCCGTCCGCCCCGATCCGTACGCGGCGCTGCCGGCGCTGCCGCGCCACCCGGTCGCCCCGGGCGCTCCGCGGCCGGCCGACGTCCCGACGGCGCCCTCGCTGCTGCCGCAAACCGCAGCCGAAATGACCGCTCCGGCGCACGGCGAGCATCCGCGTCTGCGTATCGTGACGAGCGAAGGCGACATTTACGTCGTGCTCTATCCGGAGTGGGCGCCGTTGACCGTGACCAATTTTCTCAATCTGATGAACCGCGGCTTCTTCGACAACAACCAGTGGTTCAGAATCGTGCCCGATTTCGTCGTGCAGACCGGCGAGCAGGACGCCAAGAACGCGCCCGGACCCGGCTACTCGATTCCGGCCGAAGAAAATCCGCTGGAACAGAACGGTTACGTGATCTCCATGGGCCTGAACTACGACGAGAAAACGAACACGCCGATTCGGGACTCGGCCGGCAGCGAGTACTACATCACGCTCTCCCCACAGTACCATCTCGACAACGCCTTCACGGTCTTCGGCGCGGTGTGCGGCGGCTTCGACGTACTCGGCCGGCTCACCGAATCCGACAAGGTCATCCGCATCGAGCGAATCGCCGACGTCGATCTCTAGCACGACGTCGATCTCTAGCACTTAGAACGCGCGCTGCGAATCGAGTAGGATCGTCACCGGCCCGTCGTTGACCAGTTCGACCTGCATGTCGGCGCCGAATTCGCCGTACTCGACGTGCAGGCCCAACCGCTCCAACTCGCGTCCGGTGCGTTCGTAGAGTTCACTTGCCAGCGGCTCCTTCGCCGCGGCGATGAACGAAGGGCGCCGTCCCTTGCGCGCATCGCCGTGCAGCGTGAATTGTGAAACGAGCAGAATCGAGCCGCCGGTCTCGAGCACGCTGCGATTCATCAGTCCGCCCTCGTCGGGAAAGATGCGTAAATTCGCGATCTTCTCAGCCATGTACCGCGCGTCGTCGTCGCCGTCCGGAGCGGCGACGCCGAGCAGCACGAGGAGCCCGGCTCCGATACTTCCGATCGTTCGGTCCTCCACGCGAACGCTTGCGCGCAAAACGCGCTGCACCACGGCGCGCACGTTACTTTGCGAACATCGACGAGAGCGCGAAGAGCGCGTTCTCGCGCCGCTCCATCACGCGGCGGTAGAAATATCCGGCCCAATGCGTTCCGAACGGAACGTAGACGCGCACGCGGTAACCTTGCGCCACCAGTTCGCGCTGAAGCTGCGGGCGGCAGCCGTAGAGCATCTGAAATTCGAAACGATCGCTCGCGATGGCGCGTTCGCGCGTGAACGCGCGAACCTCGTCGATGAGCGAGCGGTCGTGAGTGGCGATCGCGGGGTAGTTTCCGCGCTCGAGCAGCTCGTGCGCCAGTTGGAGGTAGGCAACGCGAATCGCCGGCATCTCCTTGATCGCAAGCTCCGGCGGTTCGTCGTAGGCCCCTTTGCACAAGCGTACGCGCGCGCCGATTGCGATCGCGCGCGCAACGTCCGCAGGCGTTCGCCGCAGATAGGCCTGCAGCACGATGCCGACGTTCGTATCCTTGGCGTAGGCCGACTCGAAGAGATCGAGCGTGGCCGCAGTGACCGCCGAGCCCTCCATGTCGATGCGAACGAACGGGTCGGCGTTGCGCTGCGCATCGTGCAGGATGCGCGTGAGGTTTTCGAGCGCGAACCGTCGATCGATCAACAGCCCCATGGCGGTCATCTTAACCGAAACGTTGCTTTGCACGCCGCTCTCGCGGATGCGGTCGAGCACGGCGAGGTAGGTATCCCGTGTCTTGAGGGCGGCATCGCGTTCGAGCACGTCCTCACCGAGGAAGTCGAGTGTTGCGGTCATGCCGGCGCTATTGAGCTCGCGGACCGCAGCGATCGCCGAATCGATGGTTTCGCCCGCCACAAAGCGCTTGGCGAGGAAGAAGAAGTTCTTTTGGAAACCCGAGTTGGGAGCGAGAAGTCGATCGATAAGGGCCATTTCGGGCACTAGACTACGACGCGGGTTCCCAAAACCCGGCGCCGGGCCCGAATGGGTGAGGTTTGCGGAGGGAGCGGCGCAGGGCAGCTGAAGGTTCCAGGCGGGATGTGCGACCACCGCGGCGGCCGGACCGTCATTATGGAAAATTTACCAAAGCCTCACGCGGCCATCCGAGGCGTGAAAGTGGCATACACGAATGGCTGAAGAGATGGTTCAGCGCAATTGGCGGGTATTGATCGCCGACGATGACCCGGCTATCTGCACGCTGATCGATACGGTCTTGCGCAAGGGCCCATATGAGATGATCATGTGCAACGATGCCGAAAGCGCGCTCGTTGCGGTCGACCGGCAGGGGCCATTCGACATCATCATCTGCGATTTCATGCTGCCCGGAATCTCGGGCATCGATCTGGTCGAACGCCTGCGCGCAAAAGACGGCACGCGCGGCGTCCCGATTCTGATGATCTCCGGTCACACCAACTACGCGATGGATGGCCGCGCCAAGAACGCCGGCGCCAATCTCTTCCTGAATAAGCCCTTCACGATCTCGCAACTGCGCGCAGCGGTGACTCATCTGCTCTCGCAATCGGTCAAACGCGACTCGTATTCAGGCGCGCCCTTCTTCTGATCAAGGTTTTCCTCGTAGCGTTTTCGCTGGCGCTCGACGTCTTCGCGGTGAGCGTCGGCGTCGGTGTGCGCGGCGCCTCGACTGCGGCAAAGATCCGTATCGGCGCCGCGTTCGCGAGCGCGGAAATTGCGATGAACTGTATCGGCGCCGGGCTCGGCCTGGCGGTTGGGCGCGTGATCGGCGACGGTGCCGCATACCTCGGCTACGTTGCGCTGGTCGCGGTCGGCGTCTACATGACGATCGAGGCGCGGCGCAATCTGGGCGATCGCCCTGCGCTCGAATTGGACAGCGGCTGGGGGCTTCTGCTCGCCTCGCTCGGTATCAGTCTCGACTCACTCGGCATCGGGTTCTCGATCCTCTACATCGGCGTGCCCTTGGTCGTGGCGCTCGTCACGATCGGCGTCGTTTCCGTCCTTGCCACGACGCTCGGGTTGAGCCTCGGCCGCGCGCTCGGCACGCGCGTGGAAGACGCTGCCGAGACACTCGGCGGCGTTTTGCTTGCACTGACCGGGGCCGCATTCATCGCGCTCAAGGCACTGCACGCCGGCTAGCGAAACGCGCGGCTATGCACGCGCGCGTCGGCGAATCGATTTTGCAGCTCTGGCGGGCCAGCGGCGCGCGGTCGCTGTTCGTGGCCGGCACGGCTAAGAACGTCGGTAAGACCGTCGCGCTGCGCGCCGTCTACCGGGCGTGCACGGCGACGGGATCCTTCCCCGGAATCGCCTCGATCGGCCGCGACGGCGAAGCCGTCGACGCCGTTGATGCGATCGCAAAGCCGCGACTCTGGCTCGAACCGCAAACGGTGATCGCCACCGCGCGCGACGTCTTACCCGCGTCTCCCGCGAGCGAACTGCTCGCACTCTCCTCCATCACGACGGCGGCCGGCGTGCTCGTCTTTGCTCGCGTACGCTGCGGCGCGCACTACGAGCTGATCGGACCACCGAACGCATCGGCGGTCCGCGCCGTCGTGGATCGGCTCGTCGACTACGCCGGGATCGCGATCGTCGACGGCGCGGTCGATCGCGTCGCCGCGCTGGCCGGTGGTGATGACGCGATCGTGGTGGCGTGCGGCGCCGCAGGTGCGGCAACGATCGGCGAGATCGTCGACGACGTGCGTGCGCTCGTTGTGCGCTTGCAGACGCCGCGCTACGACGGTCGCGGCGAAGCGCTCGCGATCGAGGGCGCGCTTACGCCTGCGCGCGTGGCGCAACTGATCCATGCCCGCGAGCAGCGCGCGATCGTGGTCCGCGATCCAACGCAGATCGTGCTCCGCGGAAAGGCCGTGCTCCACGCCTTCGAGCGGCTGCGGATCCGCTGCGAACGCCCTCTGCGCGTCATTGCTGCGACGGTCGCCTCGATCGGCGGCGACCGCTCCTTCAGCCCGCGCGCTCTGGCCGAAGGCGTCGCGCGCGCGACCGGGCTTCCGACATTCGATGTGTATGCGGCGGAGCGCGCCGCATGAGGCCGGGCCGGCTGGTCGATGCCCCGACCGCTGCGGCGATCGGCTTTGGTTGGCTTCGTGAAGCGCTCAAACCGCGCAGCTCGTACGGTGAAGCCGCCTTCGGTGATCTTTTGCCGTTCGCGCCGCATCGAGCGGCGCAGGCCCGCGCGCGTGCCGCGCGAATCGAACGAATCGCTGCCGCTCTCGACTCCGAGCAACTGGATGAGGCGCGCGAGGTCGCGCGGCACGTTCCCGACGTGACCTCGGCCATCGCGCGCGCTTCGATGGGCGACGTGCTCGAGGACGCGAATTTTTTCGAGTTGCAGCGATTCTTCGAGGCGTGCGAGCGGCTCGATGCGCTCACGGCCGCGTGCAACGATCTTCCCCGGACCGCGAGCACGCCGCTGCGCGAGTGCGCGCGCGTCCTCGAGTCTGGGCGCACCGCCCGTCCCGGTTTCTATCTCGCTGATGCATTCGATGACTCGCTCGCGCAGGTGCGCGCAGCGTTCGTACGCGCGCAAGCGCAATACGAGGCGGCGCGCGGCCGGGCAAACGCCGCCGTCGCCGAGGAGCTCGGGCGCGAGATCTCGCCGCCGGAATTCATCGTGATGCGCGCGGATCTCCGCGGGCCGCTGCCGGCGGGTGTGCGCGTCGTTCGCGAGGCGCCGACGTATCTGCTGTGCGAACTCGACGCCGATGAAACCGTGCTCGCGGCGCTGCGCCGGCGCGACGAAACCGCCGCGGAGGTGGCGCGTGCCGAGGGTTCCGTGCGAGCGCGCATCTCGGAGACGATACGCGCACACGTTCCCGCGCTCGACCACGCGATGCAGGCGTTCGGTCAGTGCGACGTGTTGATCGCCGCCGCGCGCTTCACGCGCGCACAGCGCTGCCACGTCGCCGAACTCGCCGATGACGGAGTCTTTTCGTTCGAGGGCGGACGGTTCGTACCGCTCGCGCTGGAACTCCAGACGCAGGGACGCAGGTTCACCGCGATCGACGTACGGCTCGACGGCATCGCCGTGTTGACCGGGCCGAACATGGGCGGGAAGAGCGTCGCGCTGCGGACCTGCGGATTCATCGCGCTCTGTGCGGCCTTCGGCGTGCCGGTTCCGGCCGCGCGTGCTCGCGTTCCGCTCTTCTCCGAAATCGCGTGGCTCGGTATCGGCGGTGACGGCGAATCGAGCGCCGGTGATCTCCTCTCTTCGTTTGCGCGCGAGATCGTGCGGCTGCGCGATTTGCTCGGCCGGCGCGCGGGACCGCGGCTGTTCCTGCTCGATGAGTTTGCCCGCACGACGACGCCGCGCGAAGGTAAGGCGCTGCTGGTCGCGGTGATCGAACGGTTGCGCGAGGAAGATGCGTCGGGATTCGCGGCAACACACCTCGACGGCATCGCCAAGGCGGCAGCGGCGCGGCACTACGCGGTGCGGGGTTTGCGCGGCATCCCCGAACGACCGGCGGGCGACGATCTGGAAGAGGCGCTTGAAACGCTGGCGGCCTCGATGGATTATACGTTGGAAGAGGTCGCAGCCGACGGGGCGCGGGAAGCTGACGCGATCGCGCTGGCCGCACTGCTCGGCATCGATCCCGCGGTCATCGACGCGGCTCATCGCGCGATGGAGTCGGAATGATCGACCTGAAAATGATGGACCTGAGAACGATGGATCTGAGATGAAACAGCGTACCGTCTTCGATGCAATTGCGATCGCCGGTTTGATCGTGCTCTTCACTTTTGCTCTCGACCGCGGATGGCACTGGCACACGTGGCGGATTCCGGTATATACGCTCGCGGTGTACTTGTTCTCGTGGACCCTCGAGCGCTTTCCGGAGCGCAGTTGGGTGCATCAGTCGATCGTCTTCATCCGGGTGGCGGTCGTGCTAGCCGCGTGCTGGGCGGAGTTCCACTTGCCGCGCTGAACCTTGCTCGGATGCAGCCGCTGATCATAACCTGCGCTCCGGTCGGCGCCGAAGTCACGCTCGATCAAACGCCGCACTTGCCGCACACGCCGGCCAAGCTCGCGGAGACGGCGCGCGCGATCCGCGCCGCGGGCGCGTCGATCGTTCACGTGCATTGCCGGAACGACGACGGCACGAACACGCACGAACTCGCGCGATTCAAGCAAGCCTACGACGCGATCCGCGGCGCGAGCGACCTCATCGTCCAATTTTCCACCGGCGGCGCGATCGGGATGACACCCGAAGAGCGGGCGAGCGTGCTCCAGCTGCGTCCCGAAATGGCGACGCTGACCTGCGGCACGGTGAATTTCGGCGACGACGTCTTCGAAAACAGCTTTCCGATCATGCGCGGCATCCTTGCGAAGATGCGCCAGTACGCCGTTCGCCCGGAACTCGAGATCTTCGATAAGGGACACATCGCCAACGCGCGCCGTCTGGCCAAGGAAGGTCTGCTGAATTTCCCGCAACACGTCGACTTCGTGCTGGGGGTGCCCGGCGGGCTCGAGGCGACGGTCCAGAATCTCTGCGACCTGGTCGATAACCTTCCGCTGGGCTGCACGTGGTCGGTTGCCGGAATCGGACGCGCACAAGTATCGATGGCGTTGGCGGCGATCGCGATGGGCGGCCACGTGCGCGTGGGCCTGGAAGATAACCTGTATTACAGTCGCGGGCGCTTGGCGCGCAATGAGGAACTGGTGGCGCGCGTGGCTCGTATCGCCGAGGAGGCCGGACGGCCGATCGCCGCCCCCGACGAGGCGCGCGAGATCCTCGGCCTGCAGAAGTTAGCCGCAGCTTAAGAGCGGATGAAGGTGCGCGGGGCCGGGGCTCTTAACTAGCCGCCGTTCGTGTTTACCTATGTCCTGCGCCGGACGCTCGCGGCCATCCCGCTGTTGCTCCTGATCTCGATCATTCTGTTCGTGATCTTGAATAACGCTCCAGGCGGCCCGCTTGCGCCGTATCTGCAGAACCCGCACATCACGCCGGCCGACATCGAACGGCTCAAGCACAATCTCGGACTCGACAAGCCGATCTGGTATCGCTACCTGGCCTGGCTCGGACAGATTTTCCACGGCGACTTCGGGTATTCGACCAGCAATTCCGAGCCGGTTCTACAAGCGATCGGTCAGCGGATCGGTGCGACGATCGAACTCATGGGCGTCTCGTTCGTCGTCGCGCTGGGCATCGGGCTTTCGGCCGGTATGTTTTCCGCGGTGCGTCCGTACTCGTTTGCCGATTATTTCATCACGACGCTGGCGTTCTTCGGCCAGTCGATGCCGGTCTTCTGGTTCGCCCTGATGCTGCAACTGCTCTTCGCGGTGCATGGCATTCCGCTTCCCGGGGGATACGAGATCGTCTTGCCGTCGGCAGGGCGATGCAGTACCGACACGTGCACGTTCGGTGACGCGATCGAACATCTCGTGCTCCCGGTCATCGTGCTCGCGCTGCTCAATCTTGCGTTGTACAGCCGCTTCATGCGCTCTTCGCTGCTCGAAGTGACCAAGACCGACTACATGCGCACGGCCGCGGCCAAGGGACTTGGCCCGGGCACGATTCTGTTCAAGCACGGCCTGAAGAATGCGCTCATTCCGGTCGTCACGATCGTCGCGCTCTCGTTTCCCGGCGTTTTGGGCGGCGCAATCGTGACCGAGCAGATCTTTGCCTGGCCCGGCGCCGGCCGCATGTTCTATGCCGCGCTGCAGCAGAGCGACATCGCGCTGATGATGGGCTATCTGCTGATCATCGCGGTGGCCGTCGTCTTCTCCAACCTGATCGCCGACCTACTCTACGCATGGCTCGATCCGCGCGTGAGATACGACTAAACCGATGGCATCGACGCTTCCGGCAAGCGCGCACCCATTCGACGACGACGACGCCGTCTATTCGAAGGTCACGTTTTGGACCCGTCTGCGCCGTCACCGTCTCGCGGTCGCCGGCATCGTTGTGCTTTCGATCATCGTGTTATGCGCGGTTCTGGCGCCGCTGCTCGCACCGTTCGACCCCAACGCGATCGACAACGTGCACTGGCAGGGAACGCCGCTGCCGCCGTGTTTCCAGGATCATATCTTGTGCGGCGGACATCCGCTCGGCACGGACGAGGTCGGCCGCGATCTGCTCTCGCGCCTGCTCTACGGCGCGCGCATCTCACTGACGATCGGCATCTTCACCGTCCTCTTCGAATTGCTCATCGGCGTGACGCTCGGCTCGCTCTCGGGCTACTACGGCGGCTGGGTCGATTGGCTGATCATGCGCATCACCGACGTGTTCCTCTCGATCCCGCTCCTGCCGCTATTGCTGGTACTGACCGCGATCGTGGCCGCGAGCTCGAACAAGGCCGCGCTCAGTTTTTGGGTGATCGTGCTGATCATCGGGGCGCTTTCGTGGCCGACGGTGGCGCGCTTGGTGCGCGCCTCGTTTCTCGTACTGCGCGAACGCGAGTTCACCGAGGCGGCGCGGGCCGTCGGCAACGGCGACTTGCGAATCATCTTCCGGCACCTCTTGCCCAACGCCGTCGCCCCGATCGTGGTGCAGGCCACGCTCGACGTGGCCAACGTCATCGTGCTCGAATCCACGCTCTCGTTCTTGGGCTTCGGCATCCAGCCGCCGACCGCGTCGTGGGGTAACATGCTCTCGGACGCGCAGGCCAACCTCCAAATCGCATGGTGGGCGGCGGTCTTCCCCGGCTTGTGCATCCTCTTCACCGTGCTCTCGATCAACTACATCGGCGATGGCCTGCGCGACGCCCTTGACCCGAACATGAAGTAGGCTATAAACTAGCGCAGTTGTCCAAAAAGAACCCTCATGCGCGCAAGTGGCGGAATTGGTAGACGCACTAGCTTGAGGGGCTAGCGGGAGCAATCTCGTGCTGGTTCGAGTCCAGTCTTGCGCACCAAAACCAAAGGGCCCTGAAATGGGCCCTTTGGTTTTGGTGCGCAAGACTACGGACTCGAACGCGAAGCGACTTCGAGTCACGCGCAGGACGCGCGTAGAGGTCCCGAGGGCAGGATGCCCGGCCGCGCGTTAGCGCGGCGGGACCCTTCAGTCTTGCGCACCAATTCAACAGCGATGATTCAGGATTGGAGCGTGGTGGCCCAGATTGCGGCCGGCGCGAGCGCGACCTTGTTGGGCCTGCTCTTTGTGGCCGTCCAACTAAACCGCGAGTGGATCGTAAAACACGCCGCGCTGCGAGGGCGAACGATTCAGACCCTTCTGATCTTCATGCTTCCGCTGATCGCGTCGGTTGTGCTTGCCATCCCGCATCAGTCGGTTCGCGTGTTGGGCGCGGAACTCGTGGTCATTGACTGCTTGTATGGGACGGGGCTTGTTGTCGTGAGCCGTATGAACAAAGCGATCACGCCACTCGACCGGTTGCGCAACATCGGTCCACCGGGCCTGCTGACCACGCTGGTCACGCTCATCTCGGGCGCAACGCTCGTATGTGGTCAATCGAGCGGACTTTATTGGCTCGTGGCGGCCATTGTTCTAGCGCTCATCGGCGGCGTTGGCGACGCCTGGATGCTTCTTATGGGTGACGTCGTCGGAGACGGCGGGAGGCCGCGTTACTAGC
It encodes:
- the rpoD gene encoding RNA polymerase sigma factor RpoD, which codes for MARKKAGGAVAEAQPTLTLDELKKKLIARGKQRGSLTYEEINSAFDALDDVNPDEIDGLFEEITGAGIEIIDDQKDEKPEGEPEEEQEEPIPDGLSLDDPVRMYLKEIGRVPLLSMEQEKSLAMRIEAGELELQRNGTADSRIVTDGEEAKRQLTEANLRLVVSIAKKYVGRGMLFLDLIQEGNLGLIRAVEKFDYRKGYKFSTYATWWIRQAITRALADQARTIRIPVHMVETINRLIKVSRQLLQELGREPSVEEIAEAMALTPEKVREVMKISQEPISLETPIGEEEDSHLGDFIEDQEAVAPAEAASVMLLKEKMQDVLQNLTERERKVLVLRFGLEDGHQRTLEEVGQEFGVTRERIRQIEAKALRKLRHPSRGKALKDYWSNE
- a CDS encoding peptidylprolyl isomerase; the protein is MVRPLLVAAALLVGAVSAGDRSEILTLESHRSLGGGRLAALLASPDAATAARAALAIGRTKQPDGVLLLERHLHDPRAAVRAFSIYGLGLIGLGSDAPAVTAAVRGDRNGAVKIAAIDALGRYEEARKLPAGAEATAVRQLVSAMAERRFSPVVRGRAAIALGLFAGSPAGRHIAAALATAYGQERDAGVRERIMWTIFRDYAAGVPLATLRAGLRDPDEVVRIEAVRAYGHLTGPARAAELQPLLNDRSWRVQEQTAESIRLLRGGTLTQHWTAIPAFVHVPPVRPDPYAALPALPRHPVAPGAPRPADVPTAPSLLPQTAAEMTAPAHGEHPRLRIVTSEGDIYVVLYPEWAPLTVTNFLNLMNRGFFDNNQWFRIVPDFVVQTGEQDAKNAPGPGYSIPAEENPLEQNGYVISMGLNYDEKTNTPIRDSAGSEYYITLSPQYHLDNAFTVFGAVCGGFDVLGRLTESDKVIRIERIADVDL
- the dtd gene encoding D-aminoacyl-tRNA deacylase, with translation MVQRVLRASVRVEDRTIGSIGAGLLVLLGVAAPDGDDDARYMAEKIANLRIFPDEGGLMNRSVLETGGSILLVSQFTLHGDARKGRRPSFIAAAKEPLASELYERTGRELERLGLHVEYGEFGADMQVELVNDGPVTILLDSQRAF
- a CDS encoding proline dehydrogenase family protein, producing the protein MALIDRLLAPNSGFQKNFFFLAKRFVAGETIDSAIAAVRELNSAGMTATLDFLGEDVLERDAALKTRDTYLAVLDRIRESGVQSNVSVKMTAMGLLIDRRFALENLTRILHDAQRNADPFVRIDMEGSAVTAATLDLFESAYAKDTNVGIVLQAYLRRTPADVARAIAIGARVRLCKGAYDEPPELAIKEMPAIRVAYLQLAHELLERGNYPAIATHDRSLIDEVRAFTRERAIASDRFEFQMLYGCRPQLQRELVAQGYRVRVYVPFGTHWAGYFYRRVMERRENALFALSSMFAK
- a CDS encoding response regulator; translation: MAEEMVQRNWRVLIADDDPAICTLIDTVLRKGPYEMIMCNDAESALVAVDRQGPFDIIICDFMLPGISGIDLVERLRAKDGTRGVPILMISGHTNYAMDGRAKNAGANLFLNKPFTISQLRAAVTHLLSQSVKRDSYSGAPFF
- a CDS encoding manganese efflux pump, producing the protein MSVGVGVRGASTAAKIRIGAAFASAEIAMNCIGAGLGLAVGRVIGDGAAYLGYVALVAVGVYMTIEARRNLGDRPALELDSGWGLLLASLGISLDSLGIGFSILYIGVPLVVALVTIGVVSVLATTLGLSLGRALGTRVEDAAETLGGVLLALTGAAFIALKALHAG
- a CDS encoding 3-keto-5-aminohexanoate cleavage protein, which gives rise to MQPLIITCAPVGAEVTLDQTPHLPHTPAKLAETARAIRAAGASIVHVHCRNDDGTNTHELARFKQAYDAIRGASDLIVQFSTGGAIGMTPEERASVLQLRPEMATLTCGTVNFGDDVFENSFPIMRGILAKMRQYAVRPELEIFDKGHIANARRLAKEGLLNFPQHVDFVLGVPGGLEATVQNLCDLVDNLPLGCTWSVAGIGRAQVSMALAAIAMGGHVRVGLEDNLYYSRGRLARNEELVARVARIAEEAGRPIAAPDEAREILGLQKLAAA